TCCGGTGCCCGCTCCGTCCGCCAGCTCTGCGGCAGGGCGGCGTCCGCCGCGTGCAGTACGCGCTTCAGGAGAGCGTCGAGCACCCGCCCCACGGCGTCCGAACACTCCCGGACGCCGTACTCCGACGCCGCGGCGTCGGCCAACTGCCGCCTGACCTCGGGCCGGAAGCGATAGCGCGAGCCGGGAAGGGACTCCATCAGCCCCACGTCCGCGGCTTCGGCAAGCATCCGAGTAGCCCGGTCCTCGTCGTCGCCGAACCCCGCGGCGGCTGCGGCGAGTTCGGCGCTGACGGCCGGCCACCCGCCCAACGCCGTGAGCCGGCAGAGCCGAACGGCCTCCGAACCGATCCGAAGGGAAGCGTGCTGCACGGTGCCACGCACCGGATCCTGCCGCCACGCCTCGGCCCCTGACCCCGGAGCGACCGCCTCCCCGGCCAGCAGACGCGCCTCGGTGTGGAGGGCGTAGGCGTTGCCCTGGCAACGGTCGAGCAGCCCCGGCAACTGCGCCGAGACCCGCGCCGCGTGTTCCGGCCCGGCCACCTTCCGGACGAGCTTCTTCGCGTACCGGTCGCTCAACGGCGGCACGGCGACACGCTCCGCTTCCAGGAGAAGGGGCGGGCCGGACACGACAACGAGCAGAAAGACATCGGGGGTGGCCGGTACGAGGTTTCGGACCTGGGCAAGCGAGGTGACGTGGTCGATCACCACGAGCGCCTTGCGACCCACGGTGAGCCGCCGGTAGAGCCGCTCCCGCTCCGCCTCGGTGGTGGGCATCTGCTCGGGGTCGACGTCCATCTCGCGCAGCAACCGCAGCAGCACCGCGGCCGGTTCGGGCCCGTTCTCCCCGGCCGCGTCGCGCAGATCGACATAGAACTGCCCGTCGGGAAACCGGTCACGGCATTCGGCTCCGAGCCGGAGGGCCACCGAGGTCGTACCGCTCCCGGGGGCCCCGGAGAGCAACGAGACCCGAGGCCGCCCGCCCCAAGGACGGGTCGCTTCCCGCGTCAGCCGCTTCAGCACTTTCTGCCGGTTGGTGAACGCCCACGGGGCAGGAGGCATGCCACCGCCGGCCGGCGCCGCGTCCTGATCCGGCCCGCTCTCCATGAGGAGGGCCCACTCCCCGGCCTCCCGCGGATCACGACTCAGCCGCGCGTACACCCGCCCCGCCAGCGCCTGCCTGTCCTCCGCACCGGCAGGCAGAGGCGTCTCCCGCCCAAGGGCCCGTCTCACCAGAGCGCCTGTCGAGAGGGTCATCGCCTTGCCGATCTCCCCCGCGGCACCGTTCCCCACGCCCAACAGGAACGTGGTGAGCGCACTGAGCGCCACAACCTCCAACACGCCTGTCCCCCTGGTTCCCCATCCGACTCTGGCCGGACTGTATCCCCGCGACTGCGGATCAAGAAAACACCCGGATCTCCGTAACTGCCCTGCCTGGCGCGATACATGCACCAGCCGGAATATCCCCAGCTGCCAGCCGTCGCGGATCGCATGGTGAAGGACGGTCAGCAGCGTCCAGCGATCCGGTCCGAACCGTGCGAGCCGGAAACGGTGAGGTCAGGTCACTGAGGTCGGTGGCGTCGAGGAGCCCGCCGCCGGCCGAAGGCGCGGCGCCAGTGTGCAGCCGCAGTCGTGGACGTCGGGCAGGAGGTCACGGTCCGCCGAGGCGCGCGTATACGCCTCCGCCACCTGCCGCAGCCAGGTCAGTTCGTCGCCGAACTCACTGCCGGACTGGCGCGATCCGAGGCCGGACGGCTGTCCGGAGGGCTCTCGGCCCGCCCGTCTGCGCCGTATCGCCAGGGAGAGGATCGCCGCCTCCAGAAGGAGATCGGCGTTGTCGCCCCGCATCGAGGCCGACTTCCTCAGCCCGGCCCGCAGCCGCGCCTCACAGGCGTCGCACACATAAGGGCGCAGCAGCCGCTGGCCGTCCCTGATCTCGATGACCGTCCGGTAGAGCCGGGTGTGCAGGTCCCTCGTGCAGAGAGCGAGGCCCGGGGAGCGGGGCTTGAAGAGGGCGATGCCGGGGACGGCCTCGCAGAGAGCGGCCCAGAGGGGGTGGAGGGTGCGGTAGGAGCGGTGATGGTCGAGGCGGGTGGAGAGTGCCGCGCCCCAGCCCGGCAGGGTGTAGCCCACGACGATGACCAGGGAGCCGGCACTGGCCATGAGCGGGCTCCACAGGATGGCGGCCTGGTCCCAGCCGGTCTGCCCGCACCAGCGGCCCACGACTCCGATCAGCTTTCCCGCGATGAACCCCAGGACGAAGACGGACCCCAGGGCGGCGAGCCGCAGCGACTGTCCGAGCCACGGCCTGCCCACGTGGCGGGAGGACGGCCAGGCGTGCCGCGCCGTGTTGGCGAGATTCAGGCCGTAGATGACGAGGAAGACGACCACGTAGGCTCCCGCGGTCGGATGGGTGGCGAAGTGGACCTCGAAGTCGACGGGGTGAGCGCCGGGCAGTGGGGCCGCGAAGAAGAGGGCGGCCATGACGGCGATGGCCAGGAAGTAGGGTGCGGCCACCTTCGGGAGGCGGCGTCTGGCCACGTCCGGCGAGCTGAACCAGCCCGTCACCATCACGTGTGCCGACAGGGCCGCCAGCACGATGGAGGTGTGGCCGAGGAGTGTGCCGAGGTTGGGGATCCCGGTCAGCTGCCCGATCCAGAGGTACGTCATCGGTGCGAGGGCCAGATAGGCGAGGCCGTTGAAGAGGCGTGTGGCACACAGCGCGCGCAGAGCGAGGTTGTCCGGATCGCGCCTGAGATCACGCCACTTGTATCCGAAGGCGCTCAGGCTGACGAGTCCGGAGAGCGTGTGGGTGATGGTGAAGACGTCCTCGAGGGTCGCGGTCACTTCCGGGGACCGCCACCGTGCTGCAGCGAGCGTTCGAGCCGGGTCACGAGGTCGCCCATGCCGAGCGGGACGGCGGCGGTGTCGAGGGGTGGGCCGCTGACCAGCCGGAGCACCCGGGTCGCGAAATACTCGGCGGCGTACTCCTCGGGCCTGCTGTATTGGGTGCGTCCCAGCATGTGCTCGATGAGGGCGGGGTCGATGTCGTCGGGGATGAGGGAGCTTCCCTGGCCGTGGCGGTCGTCCTCGCCGGGGCCGAGGGAGGAGTGCCCCCACAGGAGGTGGCCCAGCTCGTGGACGACGACATGGGTCTGATGGGTGGTCGTGGTGTGCGCCTCGTAGAACACGTAGTCGACGGCGGCGGTGGAGACGAGGAGGCCGGCGGGCCCACTGGCGGGGAACGCCAATGGCGCCAGCCGGATTCCGCGCTGCCGTCGCTCGGCGATCTGCCGACAGAGGTCCTCCACGGAGAAGGGAACGGTCAGATGGAGGCCCTGTATCAGGTCGCCGCATTTTCGCCGTATGTGACGACGCTTCATGGCTCCCCCTCTGCATGGAACTGCCTCAGGGATCCATCATGTGGCAGGGATGTCCGCAGAGAAAGATCCCCGCGCCACAGCCGCTCACGCGGCGAGGCCCACGCGCTGGGCGTAGAGCGCGGCCTGCGTACGATCAGCCGCGCCGATCTTGGGATATATGCCGCTCAGATGGTTCTTGACGGTCTTCTCGGAGATCTCGAGCCGACGGGCGATGAGCCGGTTGCTCAACCCCCGGGCCAGCAGGCGCAGTACACCCCGCTCGCGCGCGGTGAGGGCCGGGTCGGTGGGAGGCGCCGCACGGGTGGCGACGGCGGAGGGCGTCGCCTCGTAGGGCTCGGTCAGACCCACGCGCTGGGCGTAGAGCGCGGCCTGCGTACGATCAGCCGCGCCGATCTTGGGATATATGCCGCTCAGATGGTTCTTGACGGTCTTTTCGGAGATCTCGAGCCGACGGGCGATGAGCCGGTTGCTCAACCCCCGGGCCAGCAGGCGCAGTACACCTAACTCCCGGCAGGTGAGTTTCACGGCCGGCGCTTCTTCCACGTCTTATCTCTCCTTTCCTCTTGCGAAGGGAACGAGAAAACAGCTGCCCAGCGAATGCGCGTGAACGAAGAGAGCTCCCGCGAACAACAGCATGAGCGCCGGTCGAAAGTCGCACGGTTCCTCGGGGATTCACCTGCCGACCATCCCGGCCACAGGACTCGTGCACGCTCAACGAGAAGTGCGAGCACGGACATTGAGGGAGCAGATGCGTTGCAGTAACCTCGGTGCCCTGGCACCTTGAAAGGTCCATCAACCCCTTGTGGACACTACGTTGCCGCCACAGCCCCGTCAACTGGCGTGGTCGCCACCGCCCCCCCGAGCATGCCTCCAGTTGTCAGCAAGATCAGAGGAGTAGGGAAATATGGGGACACAACCACCCGGATTGCTTGCCCAGCGGCTGAACCGGCTGTTCGAGACCGTCCACCCGCGTGGGCGCGGACCGTTCAGCAACGAGGAGGTCGCCGGAGCCGTACGGGATCAGGGCGGTGACATTTCCAAGCAGTACATCGCCTACCTCCGCAAAGGCGAGCGAGGAAACCCGCGCCTCCATCACCTCGAAGCCCTCGCCAAATTCTTCGGCGTACCGACCTCATATTTTTTCGACGACGCGTCGGCCGCACACACAGAGAAAAGACTCGAAGAGCTCGCGGCCTGGCGCGACGCCGGTCTGACACGGCAGGATCTGCAATCCCTTGAGCACGCGGGTGTCACGAGTGTGGCCATGCGCGCGGTGGGACTGTCCCCCAAGGGCCTGGAATTCGCGAAGGCGATACTCGACCAGCTCCGTGAGATGGAGGGGCTCGGCCCCGGGCCGGACGGGCCGCGGCCGAGCCCCTGACGCCACCCACGAGCACGCGTACGGGCCGGCCCCTCCGGAGAGGGAGCCGGCCCTCGTGGTCTGCCCGGTGTCAGGGAGCGACGACGACCTGCGCCGAGTAGCTGAGGCCCGAACCGAAGCCAGCCGTCAGGACGAGCGCCCCGGGCCTGACCCGGCCGGACGCGATCAGTGCGTCGAGCGCGAGCGGGATCGAGGCGCCGGACACGTTCCCGTCCTCCCGGACCGTCCGCGCCACCTCGACCGAGGACGGCAGCCCCATCGACTTCACTGCCGCGTCGATGATGCGCAGATTGGCCTGATGCGGCACGAACGCCTCGATGTCGTCCACCGTGACACCGGCCGCCCGCAAGGCCTGTCCGCACACCTCGGCGACCGCGCCGATGGCCCACCGGAAGATCTCCGGACCAGCCATCTCCAGGAAGGGCCAGCGCCCCATGGGGTCGCGCCGCAGTTCCGCGAACGACCGGCTCTGCTCGATGGCTCGCAGGTGCTCCGTGTCGGTCCCCCACACGGCGCGCCCGATACCGGGCTCGTCCGACGGGCCGACCACGGCCGCACCCGCCCCGTCTCCGAAGATGAAGGCCGTCGAACGGTCGTGGGGGTCGACGATGTCGCTCATCCGCTCCGCCCCGACGACCAGGACATGCTCCGCCTGACGGCCCGCCACCAGACTGCTTGCCACGGCCAGGCCGTGCGAGAACCCGGCACACGCAGCGCCGAGATCGAAGGCGGCTGCCCCGCGGGCGCCCAGCTCGGCGGCGCAGGCCGCCGCGGCCGGCGGCGCCTGATGCAGGTAGGACATCGTGGAGAGGATCACGCAGGAGACGTCCGCGGGGGTCAGGCCGGCCGCGCTCAGCGCCTTCTCCGCGGCCCTCGCCCCCATCACGGGAATGGTCTCCTCGGCATCGGCGAAATGCCGTGTCAGAATTCCCGACCGTGCCTCTATCCATGCGCTGTCGGAATCGATGAACCTGCATATCTCTTCGTTGCCGACCACTCGCCCAGGGCGATACGAACCCACCCCCAGAAGGCGGGCGAACCGGTAGGGCGAGGATTGAATTTCAGTTGCCATCGACGTCATCAACCCAATCGCGGATCAGTGCACCCGGATGATATTCAATCAAACGGCCACCGGTCGCAGACTGTCAAGGAAGCAACCACTAGGACGTTTGGCCCATTGATCGAAGAATCGTCAACTAGCAGTGAGACAACGCATGTTGCGGCTGGTCGGGGGTGCTGCCAGACTGACGTCCTCATGTCCGGCGCCCACATGGAGGAGCGAAGTGTCAGAGGTCCATGTCCCCAGCACGCACACCGCCACGCTCGAATGGCGGGACCAGGGGCCACTTTTCGCCACCCAGGCCGACGCAACGGGTCTGACATATCTGCGAGGGCTGATCTCCGGAGATATCGTCGCGCCCCCTGTCGCACAGGTTCTCGGTATCGCCGTCGTCAAAGCCGACCCGGGCACTGTGCAGTTCACGATGCCGGTCAAGAACTTCTTCACGAATCACCTCGGCCTGCTCGCCGGGGGCATCCTGTCGACGCTCATCGACTCCGCCCTCGGGTGTGCGATCCTCTCCGCGATCCCCGAGGACAAGGACATCGTCACCCTCGATCTGAACGTGGACTTCCTGCGTCCGGTGCGCGAGGCGTCGGGTCTGATCACGGTCGACGCCGAGGTCGTGCACATCGGGCGCAATCGCGGCCTGGCGAGCTGTCAGGTCGTGGACTCGGAAGGCAGGCTCTGCGCCGTGGGCAAGAGCAGCTGCCTGGTGCGGAGCAAGGCACCCACCGCACCCTCCCCGGCGGCCACGGCGGCATCCCGATGAGCGGGACGCCCGACGACGGGCCCACGCCGCCCGACCTCGCGGTCGGCCAGGTGCTGCGCGAGCGGCGCGTCATCACCGCCGAGGACATCACCGCCTTCGCCGACCTCGCCGGGGACCGCGGCCGGCACCATCTGCCCGACCAGGGCCGGGCCATGGCCCATGGACTGCTCACCGCCTCGCTCGCCACGAAGATCGGCGGCCGGCTGAACTTCATCGCACGCCGCATGGGCTGGGAGTTCCTCCGTCCCGTCTGGTCGGGCGACACCATCACCGCCGAGGTGACCGTGCGCGCCCTGCATGAAGTCCGCTCGGGCACGGGCGTGGAGTTCGACATCGAGATCCTCAACCAGGACGGGGAGACGGTGCTGCGCGGCGACAGCTCGGGCGTGATCCGCGGCTAGCTCGGGCGTCCCGTCAGCCGCCGTCGACGTGACCACTCGTCCTGGCCCGGTGGGCCCAGAGGCGTACGAGCACCGAGACGGCGGCGCCCACCCACAGGCCGGTGAGCGCCATGACCGCGATGGTCACCGGTCATTCCTTGAAGTCGCTCGTGCTGCGGTTCGGTCGGGGTCACCGACCAGCGCCGCGATGACGCGGTCGGCGGCGACGGTTCGGTGCTCCGGCGACCGTCGGCCGGTACCGCAGACAGCGATCACGCGGCCCGCTCGGCAGGACCACCACACGCGCAGTTCGCCGTGGGGGGTGTCCACGGCCCGTACCCGGAGCCCGCCGTCGGGACCCCGGTGCAGCCGGTAGTCCCGCAGGGCCGGCGAGGGACGCCGGTACGCCTTGAGGGCGGCCTCCTTGCAGGCCACCAGCACCGTGGCGAGGAATCCGGGCGGCAGCGGCTCCCGCCGGGATCCCGGACCGGCGCGGGACGGTCCGACGCAGGGCGGTTCGTCCGGGCCGAGCAGCCTCGGCAGCAGGATGTCGTTGCGGGCGTCGACGGGTTCGACGTCCACTCCGAGCGGGTGGGCGGGTGCCCCGCCCGTGACCGCGCCGACGGCGAACTCCCGGCTGTGGGCGAGGGAGACAGCCGCCCCGGAGAACGTGTCCCAGACCCGTGGCGCGCCGTCGGGCTCCGGCAGGATCTGGGCTCCTCGGTCCCCGGTGGCCCAGTGGACCGCGGCCTTGGCCGTGAGCCGGGTGCGGACCCATTCGGCCCGCCGGGGCCCGGTCAGGCCCCCGGCGTAGGCCTGTTCGCGCGAACCGAGGAGTTCCGCGGGCGCGGACCGTCCGGACCAGTCGCAGCTGACGACCAGGACGCGGGCGCCCTCGCTCAATGCTCGCCCCGGCTCACCGTACGCGCCGGATGGCCTGGACGAAGGCGCCGAGGTCCTCGACGCTTGGCTCGCCCGGGGTGTCGACGAAGCCCCGGACCAGGCGCACCACCGCGTCGTACGCCTCGGTGTGGTCGTAGGAGGTGTCGTCGGCGACCTTCAGGGACCAGCGCCAGTATCCCTTCATGGTGTCGGCGAGCGGCATCCGGAAGGTCGCGATGACGTCCTTGAGGCCGGGGACGGCCGCGGCGCCGTCCCGGGCGACGTAGGCGCCGACGAGATTGCTGTAGAAGGCGAAGTGGCGGGCCTCGTCACGGGCGAGCCGGCCGAGCAGCTCCTTGAGGAAGGGTTCGCTGACCGTCTCTCGGAAGCGCTGGTAGAACAGCTGTGTCGCCTTCTCCTGGACCAGGGTGTACGTGAAGGACTGGACGGGGTGCTCGTAGGGCAGCACGAACTCCTTGCGTCCCTCCTCGGCCAGGTCGGCGAGCAGTTGCTCCCGGGTCGCCATGCCGGTCTCGACCTGGTAGCGGGCGAGGGCCGAGGCATGCCGCTCCTCGTCGCCGGCCCAGGCGACCAGGAAGCGGAAGTACTCGCGGTTGAACCCGAAGCGCTCCAGCTCCTGTTCGGCGTCGGCGACCGGGAACGCCTCCAGGAAGTGGGAGAGGTAGCCGGGGATGTGGTCCTCGACGAAGGTGATGAACCGCACCGCGGAGCGGTCCGCCTCGGTGAGCCGCTCGGGGCGCAGAGAGTCCCAGTCCAACTCGGCGAGGGTCCAGGAACGCTCCCCCGCGCGGGTCACCGCCTGGTCGACGAGCTCGTGCATCGCGAGGGCGGGCAGCAGGGGGTCGAGGGCGGCTGTCTCGGTCATGTCAGCCCACCGTCTTGGGGCCGAGCCGCGACTTGGCGGCCGTGAGGGCGTAATGCTTGGAGGTGTAGCCCCAGCCGGCGTTGGCGGTGCGCAGATACCGTACGAGCGGCTCGGCCATGCCGGGGGCGACGGACTCGATCCGGTCGCGGTTGGCCTCGGCCCTGCGCTCCCACTCCTCGATGGTGCGGTGGTAGTGGGCGGTGAGGTCGTCGAGCCGGTCCAGGCTGAAGCCGGCCGACTCGGTGGCCTCGACGAGGTGGGAGAAGGGCACCATGTCGGCGAAGCCGAAGATGGTCTCGGTGACGTGCCTGGTGCCGGGCCGGGCGGCGAACTCCCGGTAGACCTCGACGCTGCGGAAGCAGCTCTCGGAGAGGTAGAGGCGGCCCTGGCGGCGCAGCGACGCGTACACCTTGCGCAGCACGGCCACCCGGTCCGGCATGTGGATGACGGAACCGAGCATCGTGGCCGCGTCGTAGCGTCCGTCGATCTCCAGGTCGCTGTAGGAGCCGACCCGGATGTCGACCCGGTCGGCCACCTTGAGCCGGAGCGCCTGCTCCCTGATGTACTCGGCCTGTGGGGCGGAGGGGGTGACGCCGGTGACCTCGCAGCCGTACTCCTGTGCCATGAACAGCGTGAGGCTGCCCCAGCCGCAGCCGATGTCGAGCAGACACTCGCCGCCGCGCAGGGCGAGGCGTTCGGCGACGAAGTGCAGTTTGGCCGTCTGCGCCTCCTCAAGCGTGGCGTCCGGGGTGCGGTAGAGGGCGGAGCTGTATTTGACGCGCTCGTCGAGGAAGGCCCGGAAGACCTCCGGGGGCAGCTCGTAATGCTCGTTGGTGGCGCGCCTCGCCTCTTCCGGAGGCAGTGCGAGGTCGCCGTCGCGCCCGGCGTGCAGCTCCGGGCCGGTGTCCGCCTGTGCGTGGGTGGTCATCTCAGCCCTCCACGCGGGCCTGGGCGAGAACGAGGTCGGCGAGCTGGCGCGGGGTACTGACGTCGAAGATGTCCTCGTCCTCGAACTCGACGTCGTAGACGCGCTCGATCTGCGCGACGATCCGCAGCAGACGCACCGAGTCCGCGCCGGACAGCTGCTTGAGTACGGTGTCCTCGGCGATCTCGCCGACGTCGATGCCGAGCTCCTTCGCGGTCTGAGCGCGGACCTCGTCGAGGACGGCAGACTCCTGGAGGGACGAGGAGCGCGGGTCGGTCTGCTGGGACATGGTCATCCAATCGCGTGGTCGAAGTAGTGTGCGAGGCGGTCGCGGTCGGCACCGATCAGGCCCATATGGCCCTCGGCCTGCTCCGAACTGATGGGCTGATAGGCGGAGTTCGCCATGACGTGCGGCGTACCGTCGAGGTCGAGGACATCGGCTTCCGCGTGCACGACGCCGCCGCCCTGCCGGGTGACACGGGCCACGGCCCGGTAGGGCGTGCCGGTCCGCAGCGGGCGCAGGAACTTGGTGCGCAGGGTGACGGAGAAGGCCAGCAGACCGTGGTCGAGGGCGATCAGATCGCCCATCAGCTCGTCCACGAGCACGCTGACGATGCCTCCGTGGACGACCCCGGGGTAGGAGGCGTACTCGTCGGAGAAGGTGATGTCGGTGGCGAGCCGGCCGTCGGCGAGGCGGAACATCTGCAGGGCCAGGCCGATCTTGTTCCGGGGTGAGCAGCCGAAGCAGTGGAAGCGGGGTTCGTCGAGCCACGGCAGGTCGACCGGGGTGCCGTCCTCGGTCGTCATGCGCCGGCCTCGGGTCGGGGCAGCTCGGCGAGGATGCGACGGATGTCGCGGAGCTTCTCCACGGGGCGGCCGGTGAGTTCGGCGAGCGTGTTGAACAGCTGCCGGTGAATGCGGTCCCACTCGGTGCCGTCGTCGACCTCGCCGAAGTGGCGGAAGACCTCGTCGATGGTGACGTGGCCGTCGAGCTCGGGGAGGTTGCCCTTGAACTTGCTCACCGGATGGTTGTAACGGCCCTTGGGGTCGGCCATGTAGACGTAGAAGGTCTCCAGGACCGAGGACAGCTCCTCGGGGTGGGTGACCAGCCGACGGGCGGTGTAGTGGATGAACTCCCTTGCGTGGCGGGCTTCGTCGCCGCTCGCCCGTTTCATGATCTTGGCGATCACCGGTTCCTCGGTAACCCTGCTCACGCACTTGTACATGTGGTTGGTGGCGATCTCGGAGATGATGTTGGTGGCGAGGGTCGCCGACGGGGTGATGCCCGGCGGGTACGGCGCTCGCATCGCGTTGATCTGGTCGTAGCCGACGTCGGTACCGGCGAGCCGCAGCCATTTCTTGAACGCCAGGTGGTGCTGGAGTTCCTGGTAGCCCCACAGGCAGACGAAGGCCGAGAAGTCGTAGTCGTCGACGAACTCGTTGAAGAAGCCGTGCTGCGCGGCGATCGAGTTGGACTCGCCCATGACGGCGCCCATGGCGAAGGCGATGTGCTCGGGGCGCACCAGGTCGGGGCGGAACTCGTCCCACGGGATGTCGCTCATCTCCCACGAGGCGTTCTGGTACACGGCGAAGACGTCGTAGCTGTGCAGGGGCTCCGCGCCGGTGTCGCGTGCGGTCTCCAGCTTGTGCGGGGTGGTCACGGGGTGTCCTCCGGTTCGGTTCGGTCGGCGGCCCGGGGGCCGGCTGCGGTGGCGTCGGCGAGCTCCGCCAGCAGGTCGCGGGTGCGGGAGCGCTGCCACTTGCCGCTGGTGGTACGCGGAATCCAGCGCGGCTTGACCAGGTGCACACGCAGGTCGGTGAAGTCCATCTCCCGGACGACCCGGGCGGCGATCTCGGCCTCGAGGCCGGCGTCGGCCTTCTTCGGGTCCGCCTCGGCCACCACCCGGACCACCTCGCGGCCGTCCTCGGTCACGTCGGAGAAGGCGACGCAGCGCTTGCGGTAGACGCCGGGCACCTCGCGGGCGACGGCCTCGATGTCGTCGGGGAAGTAGTTCTGTCCCCGGACGATGACCATGTCCTTGGTGCGGCCGGTGACGAACAGGTCACCGTCGTGGCGGAACCCGACGTCGCCGGTGCGGAACCAGCGTCCGTCGAAGGCGGCCGCCGTGGCTTCGGGGGCGTTGTAGTAGCCCGAGGTCACGGCCGGTCCCGCGATCTGCACCTCGCCCAGCTCGCCCGGCCCGCAGCGCCGGCCGCCGTCGGCGACCAGCCGCATCTCGATGCCGTGCACGGGGCCGCCGAGCGCCACCACGTCCTTGGAGCCACGGGTGCCGCGCGCCACGGGGACGACCCGTCCGGTGGCGGCCAGTTCGGCCCGGTCGAGGGAGAGGGTCCGTACCGGGCTGCCGGGCGTGGGGAAGGTGATGCCGAGGGTCGCCTCGGCCATGCCGTACACCGGGTACATCACGGTGTCCCGCAGGCCCGCGGGTGCCAGGTGGGCGCTGAAGCGTTCGACGGTCTCGGCGCTCACCGGCTCCGCCCCGTTGAAGGCGAGCCGCCAGGCCGAGAGGTCGAGCTCCTTGACGAGCTCCGGAGGGGTGGCGTCCACGAACTGGTCGTACGAGAAGTTCGGTCCGGTGATGACGGTGCCGCGGTGCTCGGCGAAGTACTCCAGGAGCTTGGCGGGGCGGCGCAGGAACGCGGTCGGCGTGAACACATGCACGTCGGCGCCGTTGAGCAGGTGCGAGAAGAGTCCGACCAGGCCCATGTCGTGGAAGGTCGGCACCCACTGCATGAAGACGTCGTCCGGGCTGAACTCCCCGGAGACCACACAGGCCCGCACGCCGGCGGCCATCGCGCTCTGGGTGAGCATCACGCCCTTGGGGGCACTGGTGCTGCCGGAGGTGAACTGCACGACGGACAGGGCGTCCGGGTCGACGGAGGGCAGCCGGTGCGCACCGCCGGCGGCGGACACCGCGGAGTCGATGAGGACGAGGCCCGGGATCTGCTCGGCGAGGAGGGCGCCCAGGCTCTCGAAGGCGGTGCCGAGGACCAGGTGGCGGATGCCGGCGACGCGCAGGATGCGGGCCAGCCTGCGGGCGGTGCCCTGCTCGTCGCCGAAGCCGGCGGGCAGGGGCAGGACGCTGCACGCGGCCCCGGTGCGCTGCGCCCCGAAGAACAGGCTCAGAAAGCGGGCGTCGGTGGGGACGAGGAGGCCGACAACGGCACCGGGGCCGACGCCGTGCTCCATCAGTCCGAGCGCGCAGCGCAGCGAGGACTCGGCGAGCTGGGCGCCCGTCATGCGCTCCTCGCTGCCGGGGAAGACGGTCACGGCGTCCGGTGCGACCTGGGTGTGGTGAAGGAAACACTCGGTGAGGGTGTCACCGGACAACAGGGGGCTACGCAAGGGATCGGGTCCTTTCATCGCCTTCTCACGGTCTGTGCCGCAATGACAATGCGCGGGCCGCTCGGCGTGCTGCCGATAAATCTGATCGAGGTCACGGAACCAGGTTGACCCGCAACTCACTCAGCCCGCGGAAATTCACATGCGGGCGCCACACGACGTTCTCCGTGGTGAGCGAGATGTCCCGATAACGCCGCAACAGCTCGTCGAACACGAGCCGGCCCTCGATCTTGCCGAGCAGCGCGCCGATGCAGTAATGCGGTCCACCGCCGAAGGCCAATGGCTTGATATCGGTGCGCGTCATGTCCAGCGTGTCCGGATGTGCGTACCGGCGCGGATCCCGGTTGGCGGCTCCGAGCAGGATCATGAGTTTCGATCCGGCCGGAATGATCTTTCCACCGACCTCGACATCCGCGGTGGTGATACGGGCGACGAGTTGTACCGGGGCGTCGTACCTGACGAATTCGTCGACGCCTTCTTCGATCAGTCCCGGATTCTCCCGCAGGGCCCGAAGCTGGTCCGGGTGGCGCAGCAGGGCCAGCATGCCGTTGCCGATGAGGTTGACCGTCGTCTCGTGTCCGGCGTTGAAAAGCAGGAGGACGTTGGCGATGATCTCGTCGTCGGAGAGTCGCTCACCGTCCACCTCCGCGAGCATCAGCCGCGACAGAATGTCGTCC
The sequence above is a segment of the Streptomyces sp. NBC_01255 genome. Coding sequences within it:
- a CDS encoding 4'-phosphopantetheinyl transferase family protein codes for the protein MSEGARVLVVSCDWSGRSAPAELLGSREQAYAGGLTGPRRAEWVRTRLTAKAAVHWATGDRGAQILPEPDGAPRVWDTFSGAAVSLAHSREFAVGAVTGGAPAHPLGVDVEPVDARNDILLPRLLGPDEPPCVGPSRAGPGSRREPLPPGFLATVLVACKEAALKAYRRPSPALRDYRLHRGPDGGLRVRAVDTPHGELRVWWSCRAGRVIAVCGTGRRSPEHRTVAADRVIAALVGDPDRTAARATSRNDR
- a CDS encoding acyl-ACP desaturase, whose product is MTETAALDPLLPALAMHELVDQAVTRAGERSWTLAELDWDSLRPERLTEADRSAVRFITFVEDHIPGYLSHFLEAFPVADAEQELERFGFNREYFRFLVAWAGDEERHASALARYQVETGMATREQLLADLAEEGRKEFVLPYEHPVQSFTYTLVQEKATQLFYQRFRETVSEPFLKELLGRLARDEARHFAFYSNLVGAYVARDGAAAVPGLKDVIATFRMPLADTMKGYWRWSLKVADDTSYDHTEAYDAVVRLVRGFVDTPGEPSVEDLGAFVQAIRRVR
- a CDS encoding SAM-dependent methyltransferase, coding for MTTHAQADTGPELHAGRDGDLALPPEEARRATNEHYELPPEVFRAFLDERVKYSSALYRTPDATLEEAQTAKLHFVAERLALRGGECLLDIGCGWGSLTLFMAQEYGCEVTGVTPSAPQAEYIREQALRLKVADRVDIRVGSYSDLEIDGRYDAATMLGSVIHMPDRVAVLRKVYASLRRQGRLYLSESCFRSVEVYREFAARPGTRHVTETIFGFADMVPFSHLVEATESAGFSLDRLDDLTAHYHRTIEEWERRAEANRDRIESVAPGMAEPLVRYLRTANAGWGYTSKHYALTAAKSRLGPKTVG
- a CDS encoding acyl carrier protein encodes the protein MTMSQQTDPRSSSLQESAVLDEVRAQTAKELGIDVGEIAEDTVLKQLSGADSVRLLRIVAQIERVYDVEFEDEDIFDVSTPRQLADLVLAQARVEG
- a CDS encoding PaaI family thioesterase, whose translation is MTTEDGTPVDLPWLDEPRFHCFGCSPRNKIGLALQMFRLADGRLATDITFSDEYASYPGVVHGGIVSVLVDELMGDLIALDHGLLAFSVTLRTKFLRPLRTGTPYRAVARVTRQGGGVVHAEADVLDLDGTPHVMANSAYQPISSEQAEGHMGLIGADRDRLAHYFDHAIG
- a CDS encoding ferritin-like domain-containing protein, which codes for MTTPHKLETARDTGAEPLHSYDVFAVYQNASWEMSDIPWDEFRPDLVRPEHIAFAMGAVMGESNSIAAQHGFFNEFVDDYDFSAFVCLWGYQELQHHLAFKKWLRLAGTDVGYDQINAMRAPYPPGITPSATLATNIISEIATNHMYKCVSRVTEEPVIAKIMKRASGDEARHAREFIHYTARRLVTHPEELSSVLETFYVYMADPKGRYNHPVSKFKGNLPELDGHVTIDEVFRHFGEVDDGTEWDRIHRQLFNTLAELTGRPVEKLRDIRRILAELPRPEAGA
- a CDS encoding AMP-binding protein, with the translated sequence MRSPLLSGDTLTECFLHHTQVAPDAVTVFPGSEERMTGAQLAESSLRCALGLMEHGVGPGAVVGLLVPTDARFLSLFFGAQRTGAACSVLPLPAGFGDEQGTARRLARILRVAGIRHLVLGTAFESLGALLAEQIPGLVLIDSAVSAAGGAHRLPSVDPDALSVVQFTSGSTSAPKGVMLTQSAMAAGVRACVVSGEFSPDDVFMQWVPTFHDMGLVGLFSHLLNGADVHVFTPTAFLRRPAKLLEYFAEHRGTVITGPNFSYDQFVDATPPELVKELDLSAWRLAFNGAEPVSAETVERFSAHLAPAGLRDTVMYPVYGMAEATLGITFPTPGSPVRTLSLDRAELAATGRVVPVARGTRGSKDVVALGGPVHGIEMRLVADGGRRCGPGELGEVQIAGPAVTSGYYNAPEATAAAFDGRWFRTGDVGFRHDGDLFVTGRTKDMVIVRGQNYFPDDIEAVAREVPGVYRKRCVAFSDVTEDGREVVRVVAEADPKKADAGLEAEIAARVVREMDFTDLRVHLVKPRWIPRTTSGKWQRSRTRDLLAELADATAAGPRAADRTEPEDTP